A window from Mycolicibacterium tokaiense encodes these proteins:
- the lysE gene encoding L-lysine exporter → MSTTALVVVTGFLTSLTLIAAIGAQNAFVLRQGIRGEHVIAVVALCTVSDMVLIAAGIAGFGALVGAHPSVVTIATVGGAAFLIGYGLLAARRAASPGTLTPSDSAPARLAGVIATCLALTFLNPHVYLDTVILLGALANEHADNRWLFGVGAVTASAVWFTTLGFGAQRLKGLFATPLTWRILDGIIAVTMITLGVVLAWP, encoded by the coding sequence GTGAGTACCACCGCGCTGGTCGTCGTCACCGGATTCCTGACGTCGCTGACCCTGATCGCCGCCATCGGCGCCCAGAACGCCTTCGTGCTACGTCAGGGCATCCGTGGGGAACATGTGATCGCGGTGGTCGCGCTGTGCACGGTGTCGGACATGGTGCTGATCGCCGCGGGCATCGCCGGCTTCGGCGCCCTGGTGGGCGCGCACCCCAGCGTCGTGACGATCGCGACCGTGGGCGGGGCGGCCTTTCTGATCGGCTATGGACTCCTGGCAGCACGACGCGCCGCATCGCCGGGCACGCTCACCCCGTCGGACTCCGCGCCCGCCCGGTTGGCCGGGGTGATCGCGACCTGCCTGGCCCTGACGTTCCTCAACCCGCACGTCTATCTCGACACCGTGATCCTGTTGGGCGCCCTGGCCAACGAGCACGCCGACAACCGCTGGCTGTTCGGGGTCGGCGCGGTGACTGCCAGCGCCGTGTGGTTCACCACCCTGGGATTCGGCGCCCAACGACTCAAAGGACTCTTTGCCACGCCACTCACCTGGCGCATCCTCGACGGCATCATCGCTGTCACCATGATCACCCTGGGTGTCGTCTTGGCGTGGCCCTGA
- a CDS encoding ABC transporter substrate-binding protein yields MLAATAALAAACARQEPDADQTGGPVTVNHAFGETTVPAPPQRVASLGLTEQDSLLALGVVPIATTEWFGGEPFAVWPWARAALGPAQPRVLSLANGIQAGEIAALQPDLIVATNAGVDADTYAALSNIAPTIPQSGRDAFFEPWKTQALTIATAVFQRPKMESIIQAVDDAVAAAAQAHPQFRDKTVALLAGRPWNGVIDVTPAGWRTDVLTGLGLTVAELDPVPLDRLGTQLSDIDVLLWTTENDAEQAALSANPDLARLGRRNVFTTKELAGAIAFSSPLSLPVVVDQLPPLLARALGG; encoded by the coding sequence ATGCTGGCCGCCACCGCAGCGCTGGCGGCCGCCTGTGCCCGCCAGGAACCCGACGCCGACCAGACCGGCGGGCCCGTCACCGTCAACCACGCCTTCGGAGAGACGACAGTGCCGGCCCCACCGCAGCGGGTGGCCAGCCTCGGGCTCACCGAGCAGGACAGCCTGCTGGCGCTCGGCGTGGTCCCGATCGCGACCACCGAATGGTTCGGCGGTGAACCATTCGCGGTGTGGCCATGGGCCCGTGCGGCACTGGGACCCGCGCAGCCGCGGGTGTTGAGCCTGGCCAACGGCATCCAGGCAGGCGAGATCGCAGCCCTGCAGCCGGACCTGATCGTGGCCACCAATGCCGGCGTCGATGCCGACACCTACGCAGCGCTGTCGAACATCGCACCGACCATCCCGCAGTCCGGCCGCGACGCCTTCTTCGAGCCGTGGAAGACCCAGGCGCTGACCATCGCGACCGCGGTGTTCCAGCGGCCGAAGATGGAGTCGATCATCCAGGCCGTCGACGACGCCGTGGCGGCGGCGGCACAGGCGCACCCTCAGTTCCGCGACAAGACGGTGGCACTGCTGGCGGGCCGGCCCTGGAACGGTGTCATCGACGTCACCCCCGCGGGTTGGCGCACCGACGTCCTCACCGGACTGGGGCTCACCGTCGCCGAGCTGGACCCGGTGCCGCTGGACCGACTCGGCACGCAGTTGTCCGACATCGACGTCCTGCTCTGGACCACCGAAAACGACGCCGAACAGGCGGCATTGTCGGCCAACCCGGACCTCGCGCGGCTGGGCCGACGCAATGTGTTCACCACCAAGGAGCTGGCGGGGGCCATCGCGTTCTCGTCTCCGCTGTCCCTGCCGGTGGTGGTCGATCAGCTGCCACCCCTGCTCGCCCGGGCCCTGGGCGGCTGA
- a CDS encoding CbiQ family ECF transporter T component, which translates to MTVLGSYRPGTTVLHRSPAGLKLLGLGGAITLMTVVVNTPLRLAVATAAVAVAVLVSGIGIRVLAAQLRPVLWVVVFIFAFQLLFTDWRRAVVVCGILLLSVALAAVVTATTRTTEMLGAITGALRPLGRFGFPVDQVALALALTIRAIPLMIETVAQVEEARRARGLRFSPRVVVAPVVVAALRTADGFAEALVARRLD; encoded by the coding sequence ATGACCGTACTGGGGAGCTACCGCCCGGGCACCACAGTGCTGCACCGCAGCCCCGCGGGGCTGAAACTGCTCGGGCTCGGCGGGGCCATCACGCTGATGACGGTGGTGGTGAACACTCCGCTGAGGCTCGCGGTCGCCACCGCTGCGGTCGCGGTGGCGGTGCTGGTGTCCGGCATCGGGATCCGTGTGCTGGCCGCGCAGTTGCGCCCCGTGCTGTGGGTGGTGGTCTTCATCTTCGCCTTCCAGCTGTTGTTCACCGATTGGCGCCGGGCCGTGGTGGTCTGCGGAATCCTGCTGTTGTCGGTGGCGCTGGCCGCCGTGGTCACCGCGACCACCCGGACCACCGAGATGCTGGGAGCCATCACGGGAGCACTGCGGCCGTTGGGGCGCTTCGGGTTTCCCGTCGACCAGGTGGCCCTCGCGTTGGCGCTGACCATCCGGGCCATCCCGCTGATGATCGAGACGGTTGCGCAGGTCGAGGAGGCGCGCCGGGCGCGGGGCCTGCGGTTCTCCCCGCGGGTGGTGGTGGCTCCGGTGGTGGTGGCCG
- a CDS encoding biotin transporter BioY, translated as MQNGSSWRRRAAITPADLAQAAVFAALIAALGLPGTITIGASGVPITLQTLGVMLAGSILGARKGALAVALFAALAIAGLPILAGARTGLVSLASPTAGFFVGWLPAVIVIGALTGLMIPRYRVLWGILINIVGGMAVIYAFGTAGLMIRTDLSWWAALSTNGIYLPGDIAKAVVAAVVAAQVHRARPGLITPLRRRRAPA; from the coding sequence ATGCAGAACGGATCATCCTGGCGACGACGCGCGGCCATCACCCCGGCCGACCTGGCGCAGGCCGCGGTGTTCGCCGCACTGATCGCCGCGCTCGGCCTGCCCGGCACCATCACCATCGGTGCCAGCGGCGTGCCCATCACCCTGCAGACACTGGGGGTGATGCTGGCGGGCTCGATCCTGGGTGCCCGTAAGGGTGCGCTGGCTGTCGCGCTGTTCGCGGCCCTGGCCATCGCGGGCCTGCCGATCCTGGCCGGAGCCCGGACCGGGCTGGTGTCACTGGCCTCGCCCACCGCGGGCTTCTTCGTCGGCTGGCTGCCCGCGGTGATCGTCATCGGCGCGCTGACCGGACTGATGATCCCGCGGTACCGCGTGCTCTGGGGCATCCTGATCAACATCGTCGGCGGGATGGCGGTGATCTATGCCTTCGGTACCGCCGGACTGATGATCCGCACCGACCTGTCCTGGTGGGCGGCGCTGTCCACCAACGGCATCTATCTTCCCGGCGACATCGCCAAAGCGGTGGTGGCCGCCGTGGTCGCCGCGCAGGTGCACCGAGCCCGCCCGGGCCTGATCACCCCGTTGCGCCGTCGACGTGCCCCCGCCTGA
- a CDS encoding TetR/AcrR family transcriptional regulator gives MDPAIGLRERKKIKTRRAIRREAFRLIETQGYCNTTVEQISDAADVSTSTFFRYFPSKESVLLYDDLIEPVIDAFVTAPADLAPIAAYRHAVRQTFAEMEDADRDDALRGQRLMYAIPEARGLLYGEYMRCIDLITDALQTRMRRPADDFERRMLAGALIGVVMAASDGTPVPADPVERGLTFLESVLTLD, from the coding sequence ATGGACCCTGCCATCGGCCTGCGCGAACGCAAGAAGATCAAGACGCGACGGGCCATTCGTCGTGAGGCGTTCCGGCTGATCGAAACCCAGGGGTACTGCAACACCACGGTGGAGCAGATCTCCGACGCGGCCGATGTTTCCACCAGCACGTTCTTTCGGTACTTTCCGTCCAAGGAGTCCGTACTGCTCTACGACGACCTGATCGAGCCGGTGATCGATGCGTTCGTCACCGCACCGGCTGATCTGGCCCCCATCGCGGCATACCGTCACGCGGTCCGGCAGACGTTCGCCGAGATGGAGGACGCCGACCGGGATGACGCGCTGCGGGGCCAGCGTCTGATGTACGCGATTCCCGAAGCCCGCGGCCTGCTCTACGGCGAATACATGCGCTGTATCGACCTGATCACCGACGCCCTCCAAACCCGAATGAGGCGGCCTGCCGACGATTTCGAGCGCCGCATGCTGGCCGGCGCCCTCATCGGTGTGGTGATGGCCGCCTCCGACGGCACGCCGGTACCCGCCGATCCGGTGGAACGAGGATTGACATTCCTCGAATCCGTTCTGACACTTGACTAA
- a CDS encoding SDR family oxidoreductase yields MVHSKSVFITGAAAGIGRATALAFARRGYTVGAYDIDSDGLRSLADEITALHGTVLTGHLDVTDAEEMSTRTTEFAEFAGGRLDVLINNAGILLAGQFEKLELAAQHREIDINAKGVVNGLYAAFPHLRATPGAVVVNLASASAIYGQAELATYSATKFFVRGLTEALDIEWSGHDIRVIAMWPLYVQTAMTSNISTGTTQSLGINLTAQDVADAIVAAVFGSRVRKAVHQVHFPVGGRTKAMTLGSRFSPAWLTRAINKRLAKH; encoded by the coding sequence ATGGTCCACTCCAAGTCAGTTTTCATCACCGGCGCCGCAGCCGGAATCGGGCGCGCGACCGCACTGGCCTTCGCCCGCCGCGGCTACACCGTCGGCGCCTACGACATCGACTCCGACGGCCTGCGATCCCTGGCCGACGAGATCACCGCCCTGCACGGCACCGTGCTGACCGGACACCTCGACGTCACCGATGCCGAGGAGATGAGCACGCGGACAACCGAATTCGCGGAGTTCGCGGGCGGGCGCCTGGACGTGCTGATCAACAACGCCGGCATCCTGCTGGCCGGGCAATTCGAGAAGCTGGAGCTGGCCGCCCAGCACCGCGAGATCGACATCAACGCCAAGGGTGTGGTCAACGGGCTGTATGCGGCGTTTCCCCATCTGCGGGCCACCCCCGGCGCGGTGGTGGTCAACCTGGCGTCGGCCTCGGCCATCTACGGCCAGGCCGAGCTGGCCACCTACAGCGCCACCAAGTTCTTCGTGCGCGGGCTCACCGAAGCGCTCGACATCGAGTGGAGCGGCCACGACATCCGGGTGATCGCGATGTGGCCGCTCTACGTGCAGACCGCGATGACGTCGAACATCAGCACCGGCACCACCCAGTCACTGGGGATCAATCTCACCGCCCAGGACGTCGCCGACGCCATCGTCGCCGCGGTGTTCGGCAGCCGCGTGCGAAAGGCAGTGCACCAGGTGCATTTCCCGGTCGGCGGCCGCACCAAGGCGATGACGCTGGGATCCCGCTTCTCCCCCGCCTGGCTGACCCGCGCCATCAACAAACGCCTGGCCAAGCATTGA
- a CDS encoding ClpP family protease: MSTYTIPNVITRSAAGERVMDVYSHLLAERIVYLGTAIDSGVANALIAQLLHLEADNPEQEISLYVNSEGGDLSAMLAVYDTMRFIKAPVATTCIGQAVAAGAVLLAAGTPGRRAVLPHSRIVLHQPAAQGRGTIPDLILQADEVVRVRGQLEYILARHTGRSAEQLRLDTDRDRVFDAHGAVNYGLADLVLEERS; the protein is encoded by the coding sequence GTGAGCACGTACACCATTCCGAACGTCATCACCCGTTCGGCCGCGGGGGAGCGGGTGATGGATGTGTACTCGCATCTGCTCGCCGAGCGCATCGTGTATCTGGGCACCGCCATCGATTCCGGGGTGGCCAACGCGCTGATCGCGCAGCTGTTACATCTGGAGGCCGACAATCCCGAGCAGGAGATCAGCCTCTATGTGAATTCCGAGGGTGGCGATCTGTCGGCCATGCTGGCCGTCTACGACACGATGCGGTTCATCAAGGCGCCGGTGGCCACCACGTGCATCGGCCAGGCTGTCGCGGCGGGTGCGGTGCTGTTGGCGGCCGGAACGCCGGGACGGCGAGCGGTGTTGCCGCACAGTCGGATCGTGCTGCACCAGCCTGCCGCACAGGGTCGCGGCACCATCCCGGACCTGATCCTGCAGGCCGATGAGGTGGTGCGGGTGCGGGGGCAGCTGGAATACATCCTGGCCCGGCACACCGGGCGCAGCGCCGAGCAGCTTCGGCTCGACACCGACCGGGACCGGGTGTTCGACGCGCACGGTGCCGTGAATTACGGCCTGGCCGACCTGGTGCTCGAGGAGCGGTCGTGA
- a CDS encoding ClpP family protease, producing the protein MTEDKPRLFSAQLRDDLYRKRVLVLDGPLDDDNGTVLMTQMLSLAADSDEDIALWIHSPGGSVPAMLAIRDVMRLVPGDVSTLALGLACSAGQFLLSSGAPGKRRALPHARILMHQGSSGIAGSAVEVEVQADDLRYTRDTVLGLIAEDTGQDINRIFTDSLHDRWFTAAQAREYGFIDAVVDRFGQIGPTHKRQFGISA; encoded by the coding sequence ATGACCGAGGACAAACCACGACTGTTCAGCGCGCAACTGCGCGACGACCTCTACCGCAAGCGGGTGCTGGTGCTCGACGGACCGCTCGACGACGACAACGGCACCGTGTTGATGACCCAGATGCTCTCGCTGGCCGCCGACTCCGATGAGGACATCGCCCTGTGGATCCACTCGCCCGGTGGGTCGGTGCCGGCCATGCTGGCCATCCGCGACGTGATGCGGCTGGTGCCCGGTGACGTCAGCACCCTGGCACTTGGATTGGCCTGTAGCGCTGGTCAATTCCTGCTGTCATCGGGCGCGCCGGGCAAGCGCCGGGCGTTGCCGCACGCCCGGATCCTGATGCACCAGGGTTCCTCGGGCATCGCCGGCTCCGCGGTCGAGGTGGAGGTGCAGGCCGATGATCTGCGGTACACCCGCGACACGGTGCTCGGGTTGATCGCCGAGGACACCGGGCAGGACATCAACCGCATCTTCACCGATTCCCTGCATGACCGGTGGTTCACCGCTGCGCAGGCCAGGGAGTACGGATTCATCGACGCCGTGGTGGATCGCTTCGGGCAGATCGGACCGACTCACAAGCGACAGTTCGGGATCAGCGCGTGA
- a CDS encoding MFS transporter, which yields MTPAGPGGASTSTWAPMRSPVYRALWIAQLVSNLGTWMQTVGAQWMLVGDPRADVLVPLVQTATTLPVMLLALPSGVLADLIDRRRLLIATMGAMAAGVGLLAALTGAGLTTPAVLLTLLFVIGCGQALVMPAWQAIQPDLVPAHQIPAAAALGSMSMNLARAIGPAIAGVLVSASGPTLVFALNAVSFMGTVAVLVWWRRPAVEHTYPSERALAALSAGGRFIRSSPIVRRILLRSALFVAPASALWGLLPVIAADQLGLSSSGYGLLLGALGVGAVMGAFLLSQLRSRFGQNMLLSVAAAGFAAATVVLALVPNFVIVLALLLIGGASWLLTLSTLNAAMQLSLPSWVRARGLSVYQLVFMGGQALGSLTWGLVAGATTSVVSLLISAALLLLCGASTLWWPLHAKTGDLDLTPSSHWPEPNLVFDPEPLDGPVLVITSYRIAPEDEAGFLAAMDVMGRSRQRTGASQWRLFRSVEKESTFVETFMVRSWGEHMHQHYTRLTGQDRLIEEAVARYVDGLPDSEHYVAVRPTPR from the coding sequence ATGACACCTGCGGGTCCGGGAGGCGCGTCCACCTCGACGTGGGCACCGATGCGCTCGCCGGTCTACCGCGCGCTGTGGATCGCTCAACTGGTCTCCAACCTGGGCACCTGGATGCAGACGGTGGGTGCGCAGTGGATGCTGGTCGGCGACCCGCGCGCCGATGTACTGGTCCCGCTGGTGCAGACCGCGACCACCCTGCCAGTGATGCTGCTGGCACTACCGTCGGGCGTGCTGGCCGACCTGATCGACCGGCGCCGGTTGTTGATCGCAACGATGGGAGCAATGGCCGCCGGGGTGGGTCTGCTGGCAGCGCTGACCGGAGCCGGGCTGACGACGCCGGCGGTACTGCTGACCCTGCTGTTCGTGATCGGCTGCGGGCAGGCCCTGGTGATGCCGGCGTGGCAGGCAATTCAGCCTGACCTCGTTCCAGCGCACCAGATTCCGGCCGCAGCCGCCCTTGGCAGCATGAGCATGAACCTGGCCCGGGCCATCGGGCCCGCCATCGCCGGCGTACTCGTGTCGGCGTCGGGGCCGACGCTGGTGTTCGCGCTCAACGCGGTGTCCTTCATGGGCACCGTCGCGGTCCTGGTGTGGTGGCGACGCCCTGCGGTCGAGCACACCTACCCCTCCGAGCGTGCCCTGGCCGCCCTCAGCGCCGGCGGCCGGTTCATCCGCAGCTCCCCGATCGTGCGGCGGATCCTGCTGCGCTCCGCCTTGTTCGTTGCCCCGGCGAGCGCGCTGTGGGGGTTGTTGCCGGTGATCGCGGCTGACCAGTTGGGGCTGTCGTCCTCCGGATACGGGCTACTGCTGGGCGCGCTGGGCGTGGGCGCGGTGATGGGCGCATTCCTGCTGTCGCAGTTGCGTTCACGGTTCGGTCAGAACATGCTGCTGTCCGTCGCCGCAGCGGGGTTCGCGGCCGCCACCGTGGTGCTGGCGCTGGTGCCGAACTTCGTCATCGTGCTGGCGCTGTTGTTGATCGGTGGCGCGTCGTGGTTGCTCACGCTGTCGACGCTGAACGCGGCCATGCAGCTGAGTCTGCCGTCGTGGGTCCGGGCCCGGGGGTTGTCGGTCTATCAGCTGGTGTTCATGGGCGGGCAGGCGCTGGGCTCATTGACCTGGGGACTGGTGGCCGGGGCAACCACCAGTGTGGTCAGCCTGCTGATCAGCGCGGCGCTGCTGTTGTTGTGCGGGGCCTCCACCCTGTGGTGGCCGCTGCACGCCAAGACCGGCGACCTGGACCTCACCCCGTCGTCGCACTGGCCTGAACCGAACCTGGTCTTCGACCCCGAACCCCTGGACGGGCCAGTGCTGGTCATCACCTCCTACCGCATCGCGCCCGAGGACGAAGCCGGGTTCCTGGCTGCCATGGACGTGATGGGCCGGTCACGTCAGCGCACCGGCGCCTCGCAGTGGCGGCTGTTCCGCAGCGTCGAAAAGGAGTCCACTTTCGTCGAGACGTTCATGGTGCGGTCCTGGGGCGAGCACATGCACCAGCACTACACCCGGCTCACCGGGCAGGACCGGCTGATCGAGGAGGCCGTGGCCCGCTATGTCGACGGCCTGCCGGACTCCGAGCACTATGTGGCAGTCCGTCCCACGCCGCGGTGA
- a CDS encoding helix-turn-helix domain-containing protein, translated as MGEVIGINRRRRAEPEPLLRELLGRRLRDIREHRGDRLVDVAARAGVSPQYLSEIERGRKEPSSEMIAAICGALEIRLIRLLGTLSSDITRAPAGPVHGPTLLAA; from the coding sequence ATGGGTGAGGTCATCGGGATCAACCGCCGACGTCGCGCCGAGCCGGAGCCGTTGCTGCGGGAACTGCTCGGCCGCCGGTTACGGGACATTCGCGAACACCGCGGCGACCGGCTGGTGGACGTCGCCGCCCGCGCCGGCGTCTCACCGCAGTACCTCTCCGAAATAGAGCGTGGCCGCAAGGAGCCGTCCAGCGAGATGATCGCGGCCATCTGCGGTGCCCTCGAGATCCGGTTGATCCGGCTGCTGGGCACCCTCAGCAGCGATATCACGCGTGCGCCTGCCGGGCCGGTGCATGGCCCGACCCTGCTGGCCGCCTGA
- a CDS encoding 5-oxoprolinase subunit B family protein produces MSAIMDTRVTVRDYGDQALLLDCPGTDEVLAWTDVLTRAALPGVVDIVPAARTVLIKLDRPAFQAPTRQRLAHLSVEDTAAQTAADARADVTIDVTYDGDDLDEVARLTGLERAGVVAAHTGTLWRVGFGGFAPGFAYLIGGDPRLEVPRRAEPRTKVPAGAVGLAGPFSGVYPRESPGGWQLIGRTDAVLWDIDRPNPALLTPGMWVQFKAVS; encoded by the coding sequence ATGAGCGCGATCATGGATACCCGAGTGACCGTCCGTGACTACGGCGACCAGGCCCTGCTCCTCGACTGTCCCGGCACCGACGAAGTGCTGGCCTGGACCGACGTCCTGACCCGGGCCGCGCTGCCCGGCGTCGTGGACATCGTGCCGGCGGCACGCACGGTGCTGATCAAACTGGACAGACCCGCCTTCCAGGCCCCCACCCGGCAACGGCTGGCCCACCTATCCGTCGAGGACACTGCTGCGCAGACGGCCGCCGACGCCCGGGCCGACGTCACCATCGACGTCACCTACGACGGCGACGACCTGGACGAGGTGGCCCGGCTCACCGGCCTGGAGCGGGCCGGGGTGGTGGCTGCGCACACCGGCACCCTGTGGCGGGTCGGGTTCGGCGGCTTCGCCCCGGGTTTTGCCTACCTCATCGGAGGTGACCCCCGCCTCGAAGTGCCGCGGCGGGCCGAACCGCGCACCAAGGTTCCCGCAGGAGCCGTCGGTCTGGCCGGCCCGTTCAGCGGCGTCTACCCACGGGAGTCACCCGGCGGGTGGCAACTGATCGGGCGCACCGATGCCGTCTTGTGGGACATCGACCGACCGAATCCGGCGCTGTTGACACCGGGGATGTGGGTGCAGTTCAAGGCCGTGTCATGA
- a CDS encoding queuosine precursor transporter, with translation MSIEHSGQPTGYATVGASYYPILVAVFTALVLISNITATKGVAFGPLLTDGGFLVFPLTYVIGDVLSEVYGLRAARRAIIVGFTMQALLVAALWVTVRLPAAEGYENQAVLETMVGSITGLAAAGLAGFLVGQLVNAYLVVQIKQRTKESHLWARLLGSTVVGQFADTLVFCAVAAPIIGFGDMSSFAMYATLGWIYKCAVEAALLPVTYRVIAFVKNREPSYQPMA, from the coding sequence ATGAGCATCGAACACTCTGGGCAGCCCACCGGGTACGCAACGGTGGGCGCCTCGTACTACCCCATCCTCGTGGCGGTCTTCACCGCCCTGGTTCTGATCTCCAACATCACCGCCACCAAAGGTGTGGCCTTCGGCCCGCTGCTGACCGACGGCGGCTTCCTCGTCTTCCCCCTCACCTACGTCATCGGGGATGTGCTCTCCGAGGTGTACGGCCTCAGGGCCGCCCGCCGGGCCATCATCGTCGGCTTCACCATGCAGGCGCTGCTGGTGGCCGCGCTCTGGGTGACCGTGCGCCTGCCCGCCGCCGAAGGCTACGAGAACCAGGCAGTGCTGGAGACCATGGTCGGCTCCATCACCGGGCTGGCCGCCGCCGGACTCGCCGGGTTCCTGGTGGGGCAGCTGGTCAACGCCTACCTGGTGGTGCAGATCAAGCAGCGCACCAAGGAATCTCATCTCTGGGCGCGACTGCTGGGCTCCACCGTCGTCGGGCAGTTCGCCGACACCCTGGTCTTCTGCGCGGTGGCGGCGCCGATCATCGGCTTCGGCGACATGTCGTCGTTCGCCATGTACGCCACGCTCGGCTGGATCTACAAGTGCGCCGTGGAAGCGGCGCTGCTGCCCGTGACCTACCGCGTCATCGCCTTCGTCAAGAATCGTGAGCCCAGCTATCAACCCATGGCGTGA
- a CDS encoding heme-binding protein produces the protein MSLWMSGRRALTITMGAGAMLLGGAAIASAEPVPPPPPPNCTAADLAGVSTGVTAATSAYLFTHPDVNFFFTSLKGLPREEIRTKVLEYADAHPQVRAELQGIRQPMVDFRNRCGGPVLPAE, from the coding sequence ATGTCGCTGTGGATGAGTGGGCGCCGAGCGCTCACGATCACGATGGGCGCCGGCGCAATGCTGCTGGGCGGCGCTGCCATCGCCTCGGCCGAGCCGGTGCCGCCGCCTCCGCCGCCCAACTGCACGGCCGCGGACCTGGCCGGCGTGTCCACCGGGGTCACTGCGGCGACCTCGGCGTATCTGTTCACCCATCCGGACGTCAACTTCTTCTTCACCAGCCTCAAAGGGCTTCCGCGAGAGGAGATCCGGACCAAGGTACTGGAGTACGCCGACGCCCATCCGCAGGTCAGGGCGGAACTGCAGGGCATTCGCCAGCCGATGGTCGACTTCCGTAATCGCTGCGGCGGACCGGTGCTCCCTGCCGAATAG
- a CDS encoding cutinase family protein, whose product MSHVSTTSSTRISMGLGAAAVSLAALFAPSATGIAAAAPTPACADVEVVFARGTFEAPGVGDTGQAFVNALTSRLPGKTVDVYGVNYPASLDFSAAANGVADAANKIEAVAASCPTTDIVLGGYSQGAAVAGYTTFDAVPAGLNLPAGLGPMPASTAAHVDAVVLFGTPDNWFLNLVDRGAPPITVGQQYSAKTLQLCAAGDPVCFAGGLDRGAHSSYKVNGMADQAADFAVAHLASAPSSAV is encoded by the coding sequence ATGAGCCACGTTTCGACAACCTCGTCCACCCGCATCTCCATGGGGCTCGGCGCTGCCGCCGTCTCACTGGCGGCCCTGTTCGCACCGTCGGCCACCGGCATCGCGGCGGCGGCACCCACCCCGGCCTGTGCGGATGTCGAAGTGGTGTTCGCCCGAGGCACATTCGAGGCACCCGGTGTGGGTGACACCGGCCAGGCGTTCGTCAATGCACTCACCTCCCGGTTGCCCGGCAAGACCGTGGACGTCTATGGAGTGAATTACCCTGCTTCCCTTGATTTCTCGGCCGCTGCCAACGGCGTTGCCGATGCTGCCAACAAGATCGAGGCGGTGGCGGCCAGTTGCCCCACCACTGACATCGTGCTCGGCGGCTACTCCCAGGGCGCGGCGGTCGCCGGCTACACCACCTTCGACGCGGTGCCCGCCGGGCTGAACCTGCCCGCAGGCCTGGGCCCGATGCCGGCCTCGACCGCCGCACATGTCGACGCAGTGGTGCTGTTCGGAACGCCGGACAACTGGTTCCTGAACCTGGTGGACCGCGGCGCGCCGCCCATCACCGTGGGCCAGCAGTACTCGGCCAAGACCCTGCAACTGTGCGCGGCCGGCGACCCGGTGTGTTTTGCCGGCGGTTTGGATCGGGGTGCCCACAGCTCCTACAAGGTCAACGGCATGGCCGATCAGGCTGCCGACTTCGCAGTGGCCCATCTGGCCTCCGCGCCGTCGTCCGCCGTCTGA
- a CDS encoding energy-coupling factor ABC transporter ATP-binding protein has translation MPPPETAGIVFDRVSHSFGERVVLKDVSLTLTERRVGILGANGSGKSTLARMINGLVLPDHGAVRVDGLDTKKSARAVRRKVGFVFTDPDRQILMPTVAEDIELSLSRHRLSRDERRQRAREVLDRFGLSGHADHPAHLLSGGQKQLLALAAVLVTEPAVVVADEPTTLLDLRNTAMLRDALAGLATRLIVVTHDLDLVHDFDRVVVIDDGAVRADDTPRAAVAAYRRLMA, from the coding sequence GTGCCCCCGCCTGAGACCGCGGGCATCGTCTTCGACCGGGTCTCGCACTCGTTCGGGGAACGTGTTGTCCTGAAAGATGTTTCGCTGACGCTCACCGAACGCCGCGTCGGGATCCTGGGCGCCAACGGCAGCGGTAAGTCGACACTGGCGCGGATGATCAACGGACTAGTGCTCCCGGACCACGGAGCGGTGCGGGTCGACGGGTTGGACACCAAGAAATCCGCCCGCGCGGTCCGGCGCAAGGTCGGCTTCGTCTTCACCGACCCCGATCGGCAGATCCTGATGCCCACCGTTGCCGAGGACATCGAATTGTCCCTGTCGCGCCACCGGTTGTCGCGAGACGAGCGACGGCAGCGAGCGCGTGAGGTCCTCGACCGGTTCGGTTTGTCCGGGCACGCCGATCATCCCGCTCATCTGCTCTCTGGCGGTCAGAAACAGCTGCTGGCGCTGGCGGCCGTCCTGGTCACCGAACCCGCCGTCGTGGTGGCCGATGAACCGACCACCCTGCTGGACCTGCGCAACACCGCGATGTTGCGCGACGCCCTGGCCGGCCTGGCGACCCGGCTGATCGTGGTCACCCATGATCTGGATCTGGTGCACGATTTCGACCGGGTGGTGGTGATCGACGACGGCGCGGTGCGGGCCGACGACACACCGCGGGCTGCCGTGGCCGCCTACCGCAGGCTGATGGCATGA